One uncultured Acidilobus sp. JCHS genomic window carries:
- a CDS encoding Membrane-bound serine protease (ClpP class) produces the protein MTARDNVGFFSRLRWGPGSVATVVSVAVAAALLIALGVKEGDVVLEFSGGLLAFVDLIVLVAKGLENITPKTLPPREIIGAEGVVVLRVTPSRPGVVSVGGELWSATSNEVIEEGERVIVVARDGIYLRVSRAPKEP, from the coding sequence GTGACTGCTAGGGACAACGTGGGGTTCTTCTCGAGGCTTAGGTGGGGACCGGGAAGCGTGGCAACGGTTGTCTCGGTGGCCGTCGCAGCCGCCCTCCTCATAGCCCTTGGCGTTAAGGAGGGCGACGTGGTCTTGGAGTTCTCAGGGGGGCTCCTCGCCTTTGTCGACCTGATAGTACTGGTCGCTAAGGGCCTGGAGAACATAACGCCGAAGACCCTGCCGCCCAGGGAGATCATAGGCGCCGAGGGCGTCGTTGTCCTAAGGGTGACGCCCTCAAGGCCTGGCGTAGTCAGCGTGGGGGGAGAGCTGTGGTCAGCAACCTCTAACGAGGTCATAGAGGAGGGGGAGAGAGTTATCGTTGTGGCGCGGGACGGCATATATCTCAGGGTCTCAAGGGCCCCTAAAGAGCCGTAG
- a CDS encoding putative RNA-binding protein (contains PUA domain), translating into MVKYSTRYKLSKKAIKELREEVVKVLGSPPLEWNDVEEAKAGDITVYIDSGLPCLARVKGLLIPTLLCLLKRGHTWLPSVIVDRGATQAMGRGADLMAPGVRGVKGDFKEGALVAIVDEQSGVPVAVGRALVDSARLRQMISAKERGKVVENLHYPGDELWDLIS; encoded by the coding sequence TTGGTAAAGTACTCGACAAGGTACAAGCTCTCTAAGAAGGCCATTAAGGAGCTGAGGGAGGAGGTGGTTAAGGTCCTTGGGTCGCCGCCTCTGGAGTGGAACGACGTGGAAGAGGCCAAGGCAGGTGACATCACCGTCTACATAGACAGCGGCTTGCCGTGCCTGGCCAGGGTCAAGGGTCTCCTGATACCGACGCTCCTGTGCCTCCTGAAGAGGGGTCACACCTGGCTCCCCTCCGTCATAGTTGACAGGGGGGCCACACAGGCCATGGGCAGGGGCGCCGACCTAATGGCCCCCGGGGTCAGAGGCGTCAAGGGGGACTTCAAGGAGGGGGCCTTAGTGGCCATCGTTGACGAGCAGAGCGGCGTCCCCGTGGCGGTAGGCAGGGCCCTGGTCGACAGCGCTAGGCTCAGGCAGATGATATCGGCTAAGGAGAGGGGAAAGGTCGTTGAGAACCTTCACTACCCAGGGGACGAGCTCTGGGACCTGATCTCCTAA
- a CDS encoding Small nuclear ribonucleoprotein (snRNP)-like, whose translation MASQAEKLNTFKVMSEYLNSNVYVRLKGGLEIKGVLKSFDQHLNLILDNAEEVMEKGSRSLGTILVRGDSVVAISPAK comes from the coding sequence ATGGCGTCACAGGCGGAGAAGCTGAACACGTTCAAGGTTATGAGTGAGTACCTGAACAGCAACGTCTACGTGAGGCTCAAGGGAGGGCTTGAGATAAAGGGCGTCCTGAAGAGCTTCGACCAGCACCTCAACCTCATACTGGACAACGCTGAGGAGGTAATGGAGAAGGGCTCCAGGTCGCTTGGCACGATACTGGTCAGAGGGGACAGCGTAGTTGCGATAAGCCCAGCCAAGTGA
- a CDS encoding Ribosomal protein L37E, translating to MTKGTPSFGKMGRGYTHIVCRRCGRRAFNVAKGYCAACGFGRSKRIRRYSWQNKKVNRVRII from the coding sequence GTGACCAAGGGAACGCCTTCATTTGGCAAGATGGGCAGGGGCTACACGCACATAGTCTGCAGGAGGTGCGGCCGCAGGGCCTTTAACGTGGCTAAGGGCTACTGCGCCGCCTGCGGCTTCGGCAGAAGCAAGAGAATAAGGAGGTACTCGTGGCAGAACAAAAAGGTCAACAGGGTCAGGATAATTTAG
- a CDS encoding Xaa-Pro aminopeptidase gives MELRWDLNRKKVRQLLDSTSLDAIVLLGSPNITYVTGIRDPTGVMILTKECGDYLLTSVLDYNRLASQAPKDVVVRAYFRREGEMTVGLGAVPHSDLVPKGLDDAVRDLLSSCQAKKVGADLSWASYSVNSLASAIGLQDVSKDISKVRSVKDDWEVEAISASIAAAEQAFREALQALEGSPSEAEVEAAFHSSLMRQGAWGEAFPTIVAFYDHTALPHHTPTTVRLQHPGPVLIDFGANMGGYVSDTTRTLWHGGGGAEFRKLIELVAEAQGAAIDVIGPGVEARDPDMASRRVLAREGLDKFYNHGLGHGVGVEVHETPYLAPSSKDVLEPGNVVTVEPGFYIPGVHGVRVEDMVLVTKRGARPLTRLSRIIS, from the coding sequence TTGGAGCTGCGATGGGACCTGAACAGGAAAAAGGTTAGACAGCTCCTTGACTCCACGTCGCTTGACGCGATAGTCCTGTTAGGGAGCCCTAACATAACTTACGTAACAGGCATAAGGGACCCCACGGGCGTCATGATCTTGACTAAGGAGTGCGGCGACTACCTGTTGACCTCTGTCCTGGACTACAACCGCCTGGCCTCCCAGGCCCCAAAGGACGTCGTAGTGAGGGCCTACTTCAGAAGGGAGGGGGAGATGACGGTAGGGCTTGGCGCTGTCCCCCACAGCGACTTGGTGCCTAAGGGTCTTGACGACGCGGTAAGGGACCTCCTCTCGTCCTGCCAGGCGAAAAAGGTGGGGGCCGACCTTTCATGGGCCTCGTACAGCGTTAACAGCCTGGCCTCAGCTATAGGGCTCCAGGACGTAAGTAAGGACATCAGTAAGGTCAGGTCGGTGAAGGACGACTGGGAGGTCGAGGCCATATCAGCCTCCATAGCGGCCGCCGAGCAGGCCTTCAGGGAGGCCCTGCAGGCCCTTGAGGGCTCGCCCAGCGAGGCAGAGGTTGAGGCCGCGTTCCACTCGTCCCTTATGAGGCAGGGCGCCTGGGGGGAGGCGTTCCCAACCATAGTGGCCTTCTACGATCACACGGCCCTGCCCCACCACACGCCGACCACTGTTAGGCTTCAGCACCCTGGTCCCGTGCTCATAGACTTCGGGGCCAACATGGGCGGCTACGTGAGCGACACCACCAGGACGCTCTGGCACGGGGGAGGGGGTGCCGAGTTCAGGAAGCTGATAGAGCTGGTCGCCGAGGCCCAGGGGGCGGCAATAGACGTTATAGGGCCCGGCGTGGAGGCCCGCGACCCCGACATGGCATCAAGGAGGGTCCTGGCGAGGGAGGGCCTTGACAAGTTCTACAACCATGGCCTAGGCCACGGCGTAGGGGTTGAGGTACATGAGACTCCTTACCTTGCCCCAAGCTCAAAGGACGTGCTGGAGCCCGGGAACGTTGTAACTGTTGAGCCGGGCTTCTACATACCTGGCGTCCATGGCGTCAGGGTAGAGGACATGGTGCTGGTCACTAAAAGGGGCGCAAGGCCGCTTACAAGGCTTTCAAGGATCATCTCATGA
- a CDS encoding putative ATPase of the PP-loop superfamily implicated in cell cycle control, with protein sequence MAVLLDGAAVKVYSEPKGRCIKCGRPARVRLLYARAWLCDEHFLEYLREKVARGLTRYDMIRRGDKVIVAVSGGKDSMTLMDVLSGLSTRLGIELIAVHINLGIGDFSQQSLSAFREACKRYQGVKCLELDLKELTGFYLPDLLKAVRRPACSVCGLVKRYVLNALAVELGASEVATGHHMNDIMAYAVKNFLGQNLEQIPKLGPAVEGEESAVRRIRPLFDVYEDETRAYAIIGGVPYTSAVCPFKPRDSMEDVIKRMLETIERKSPSLLISSARKMAESLGGYPRSERPMGRCKYCGMPTSREVCSFCSLTQAIAGRPLGPEVRSKIRDIATKLALMR encoded by the coding sequence ATGGCTGTGCTGCTAGACGGGGCAGCGGTCAAGGTCTACTCCGAGCCCAAGGGCAGGTGCATTAAGTGCGGGCGGCCAGCCAGGGTCAGGTTGCTTTACGCGAGGGCCTGGCTCTGCGATGAGCACTTCCTTGAGTACCTGAGGGAGAAGGTGGCAAGGGGGCTGACGAGGTATGACATGATCAGGAGGGGGGACAAGGTCATAGTGGCCGTCTCAGGCGGAAAGGACAGCATGACCCTCATGGATGTCCTCAGCGGCCTCTCAACGAGGCTGGGGATAGAATTGATAGCTGTTCACATAAACTTGGGCATAGGGGACTTCTCCCAACAGTCCCTCAGCGCCTTCAGGGAGGCATGCAAGAGGTACCAGGGCGTTAAGTGCCTTGAGCTTGACCTCAAGGAGCTCACCGGGTTCTACCTGCCAGATTTGCTGAAGGCTGTCAGGAGGCCTGCGTGCAGCGTCTGCGGGCTCGTCAAGAGGTACGTACTTAACGCGCTGGCCGTGGAGCTGGGAGCTTCGGAAGTCGCCACGGGCCACCACATGAATGACATCATGGCCTATGCTGTCAAGAACTTCCTCGGCCAGAACCTTGAGCAGATACCAAAGCTCGGGCCCGCAGTTGAGGGCGAGGAGTCAGCGGTCAGAAGGATAAGGCCCCTCTTCGACGTATATGAGGACGAGACGAGGGCCTACGCAATCATAGGCGGGGTCCCTTACACCTCAGCTGTGTGCCCCTTCAAGCCACGTGACAGCATGGAGGACGTCATAAAGCGGATGTTAGAGACCATCGAGAGGAAGAGCCCAAGCCTGCTTATATCGAGCGCCAGGAAGATGGCCGAGAGCCTGGGGGGCTACCCTAGGTCAGAGAGGCCCATGGGTCGCTGTAAGTACTGCGGAATGCCGACTAGCAGGGAGGTGTGCTCGTTCTGCTCCCTAACCCAGGCGATAGCTGGGAGGCCCCTTGGACCTGAGGTCAGGTCGAAGATCAGGGACATAGCGACCAAGCTGGCCCTCATGAGATGA
- a CDS encoding Cellulase M, with the protein MRRALKGGFVGKEYLLSLLRSLSESFGPSGFEDAVREIVVKEVESVADSVWVDSMGNLFALKRGRKGGASLMLTAHMDEIGFIVTHVDNRGFLRVAPIGGQSPRVIQGQRVLVRARDGSLVKGVIGSKPPHVMRPDEAKQCPEVRDVYVDVGAASAQEVERMGITVGSPVAFERGLERLNEDTVVGKAFDDRAGLAAVIGAFKAVEDQAVDVYLVATVQEEVGLRGAQVAAYKISPSAAIGVDTTIAADVPGNEERDWVTRLGAGPAIKVADNPASFYGLMANRSLRERLEEVARSHGIPYQLEVLQGGTTDASAIALTKEGIPAAVVSVPTRYVHSPSEVLRLSDLEGVTKLLALFTEEVSPDWLAGLSTSRVK; encoded by the coding sequence GTGAGAAGGGCCTTGAAGGGCGGCTTCGTTGGCAAGGAATATCTTCTGAGCCTGCTCAGGTCGCTCTCGGAGTCCTTTGGGCCCTCAGGGTTCGAGGACGCCGTGAGGGAGATAGTCGTCAAGGAGGTCGAAAGCGTAGCTGACTCCGTCTGGGTCGACTCCATGGGGAACCTGTTCGCGCTCAAGAGAGGAAGGAAGGGCGGCGCCAGCCTAATGCTCACGGCCCACATGGATGAGATAGGTTTCATAGTGACGCATGTTGATAACAGGGGCTTCCTCAGGGTCGCACCAATTGGGGGGCAGAGCCCGAGGGTCATACAGGGCCAGAGGGTACTGGTCAGGGCCAGGGACGGCTCCCTGGTAAAGGGCGTCATAGGGAGCAAGCCGCCTCATGTCATGAGGCCTGACGAGGCTAAGCAGTGCCCTGAGGTCAGGGACGTCTACGTAGACGTGGGCGCCGCCAGCGCCCAGGAGGTCGAGAGGATGGGGATAACTGTCGGCAGCCCGGTGGCCTTTGAGAGGGGGCTTGAGAGGCTGAACGAGGACACTGTTGTCGGCAAGGCCTTTGACGACAGGGCGGGCCTGGCGGCGGTGATAGGGGCCTTCAAGGCGGTTGAGGACCAGGCCGTGGACGTCTACCTTGTCGCAACTGTGCAGGAGGAGGTAGGCCTGAGGGGGGCCCAGGTGGCTGCCTATAAGATCTCGCCCAGCGCAGCGATAGGCGTTGACACTACGATAGCGGCTGACGTCCCAGGGAACGAGGAGAGGGACTGGGTGACGAGGTTAGGCGCAGGGCCAGCCATAAAGGTCGCCGACAACCCAGCGTCATTCTATGGGCTCATGGCCAACAGGTCCCTGAGGGAGAGGCTTGAGGAGGTGGCTAGGTCGCACGGGATACCGTACCAGCTTGAGGTCCTACAGGGAGGCACCACTGACGCCTCTGCCATAGCCCTCACTAAGGAGGGCATACCGGCTGCCGTGGTCTCGGTCCCGACGAGGTACGTCCACTCACCCTCGGAGGTGCTGAGGCTATCGGACCTTGAGGGCGTCACGAAGCTCCTAGCGTTGTTCACAGAGGAGGTAAGCCCTGACTGGCTGGCAGGCCTCTCAACGTCAAGGGTTAAGTGA
- a CDS encoding archaeal ribosomal protein L3: MPRKRAEELVPRVKSWPQVNVQKPTLLAFLGYKVGMTHVFIVDNRQGSPTFGKEVFRPITVIETPPMYVLAVRGYAYDENRGLYAVSEAWAKPPLELELNRRISTLGSFDTEATLKSLESKLSDLVEVRVLLASQPKLTGGLSKKVPDLIEVKVAAPNDSVKEAFSYATSILGKTVSVRDVFQPGMVVDVLAVTKGKGFQGEVKRFGVKVLPRWHKHRKGARGVGARSHGRGTWWEIPQPGQLGFHRRTEYNKRVLEITDNALAFTPAGGFLHYGVPASTVVVLEGSVPGVVKRPIVLRYPIRPPEWYLKMGVTKPTITFVSLQSKQGV; the protein is encoded by the coding sequence ATGCCAAGGAAGAGAGCCGAGGAGCTAGTGCCCAGGGTGAAGTCATGGCCTCAGGTCAACGTCCAGAAGCCCACGCTGCTGGCCTTCCTAGGCTACAAGGTCGGCATGACCCACGTCTTCATAGTTGATAACAGGCAGGGCTCACCGACGTTCGGTAAGGAGGTCTTCAGGCCGATCACAGTCATCGAGACGCCACCCATGTACGTGCTGGCCGTCAGGGGTTACGCCTATGATGAGAACAGAGGGCTCTACGCTGTCAGCGAGGCCTGGGCTAAACCACCCCTTGAGCTTGAGCTCAACAGGAGGATCAGCACGCTCGGCTCTTTCGACACTGAGGCCACACTGAAGTCGTTGGAGTCCAAGCTCTCGGACCTGGTCGAGGTCAGGGTTCTCCTGGCATCGCAACCGAAGCTGACGGGGGGCCTCAGCAAGAAGGTCCCTGACCTCATTGAGGTGAAGGTAGCAGCGCCTAATGACAGCGTTAAGGAGGCCTTCAGCTACGCTACGTCAATACTGGGTAAAACGGTCTCGGTCCGTGACGTGTTCCAGCCCGGCATGGTAGTTGATGTGCTCGCGGTGACCAAGGGCAAGGGCTTCCAGGGCGAGGTCAAGAGGTTCGGCGTCAAGGTCCTCCCAAGGTGGCATAAGCACAGGAAGGGCGCCAGGGGCGTTGGAGCTAGGAGCCATGGCAGAGGGACCTGGTGGGAGATACCTCAGCCTGGACAGCTCGGGTTCCACAGGAGGACAGAGTACAACAAGAGGGTCCTTGAGATAACTGACAACGCCCTGGCCTTCACGCCAGCCGGCGGGTTCCTGCATTACGGCGTGCCGGCAAGCACAGTAGTTGTCCTGGAGGGCTCAGTCCCCGGCGTCGTGAAGAGGCCCATAGTTCTCAGGTACCCGATAAGGCCGCCTGAGTGGTACCTGAAGATGGGCGTGACTAAGCCAACGATAACCTTTGTGAGCCTCCAGAGCAAGCAGGGGGTGTAA
- a CDS encoding 50S ribosomal protein L4P, whose protein sequence is MVRQVGLGFLLYLNPPIEVPVYSATGEVQGNVRLPDVYRVPVRKDLIHRVFMSEFTAAVQPKGRDPMAGMRTTAVSLGIHHGLARVPRVKGSTRARLAPFVRGGRLAHPPRVDENIKEEVNKLERLMGTMSALAATAYVDLVRARGHVFEASAVPIVIDSAVLQSVKRTREARELLKKLGVYSDVERAAEGTKVRAGKGKMRGRRYVEPKSVLFVLEDHASPFAIAVKGLPGVDVVEPQLVSVLELAPGGVPGRLTVVTTKSLDLLASRFRLGEVA, encoded by the coding sequence GTGGTCAGGCAGGTAGGGCTTGGCTTCCTGCTTTACCTGAACCCGCCTATTGAGGTCCCTGTTTACAGCGCGACCGGCGAGGTTCAGGGGAACGTCAGGTTACCTGACGTGTACAGGGTCCCGGTCAGGAAGGACCTTATACACAGGGTCTTCATGAGTGAGTTCACCGCCGCCGTCCAGCCCAAGGGCAGGGACCCCATGGCCGGCATGAGGACCACCGCTGTGAGCCTCGGCATACACCACGGCCTGGCCAGGGTGCCCAGGGTCAAGGGCTCTACGAGGGCCAGGCTTGCCCCCTTCGTGAGGGGCGGAAGGCTCGCCCATCCGCCCAGGGTTGACGAGAACATTAAGGAGGAGGTCAATAAGCTCGAGAGGCTCATGGGCACTATGAGCGCGCTGGCCGCTACTGCCTACGTCGACTTAGTCAGGGCCAGGGGTCACGTCTTTGAGGCCAGCGCCGTCCCAATAGTGATCGACTCGGCAGTCCTTCAGTCAGTCAAGAGGACCCGTGAGGCCCGTGAGCTCCTTAAGAAGCTGGGGGTTTACTCTGACGTAGAGAGGGCCGCCGAAGGCACAAAGGTAAGGGCTGGCAAGGGCAAGATGAGGGGGAGGAGGTACGTTGAGCCCAAGAGCGTCCTCTTCGTGCTCGAGGACCACGCGTCGCCCTTCGCAATAGCAGTTAAGGGCCTTCCAGGCGTCGACGTAGTAGAGCCCCAGCTCGTGAGCGTCCTTGAGCTGGCCCCCGGAGGCGTACCTGGCAGGCTAACTGTGGTCACGACGAAGAGCCTTGATCTGCTGGCTTCAAGGTTCAGGCTGGGTGAGGTGGCATGA
- a CDS encoding archaeal ribosomal protein L23, which yields MSEEREVIIRPLMSEKALRLLEELNTLTFIVRRDANKHDIKRAVERLYGVKVEKVNTLITPKGEKKAYVKLSKEYKASDVAAKLGLL from the coding sequence ATGAGCGAGGAGAGGGAGGTAATTATCAGGCCCCTGATGAGCGAGAAGGCCCTCAGGCTCCTCGAGGAGCTGAACACTCTCACGTTCATAGTGAGAAGGGACGCCAACAAGCACGACATAAAGAGGGCCGTTGAGAGGCTCTACGGAGTCAAGGTGGAAAAGGTCAACACCCTTATAACGCCCAAGGGCGAGAAGAAGGCCTATGTTAAGCTCTCAAAGGAGTACAAGGCCTCTGACGTGGCCGCTAAGCTAGGACTCCTCTGA
- a CDS encoding ATPases involved in chromosome partitioning, translating into MSASGMSETNEGGQERKPSRMALPQRSNPGAAPGGGQSYREIAERMKKVQEEQRLVVERMRQIPYKVAVLSAKGGVGKSFVTASLAMALAMMGKVVGVFDADFHGPSMPLMLGLSQVKGLLARDDGSIVPAVNVYGVRLVSVGLMLPSEEAPVIWRGSLKTTAIRQLLAYTDWEGAEYLLIDLPPGTGDEQLTIAQTIPGLTGFLLVTIPSDVSKVVVKKAAAFAQKLNVPLLGIVENMSYFRCPDGSVQYIFGKGAAEEIAKEFNVPLLGQIPIDPRIREATDAGVPFFLEYPDSEAAKVFLEMARRFVEVVESKGGKSNKGANGSEES; encoded by the coding sequence TTGTCAGCGAGCGGGATGTCTGAGACGAACGAGGGAGGTCAGGAGAGGAAGCCCTCCAGGATGGCGCTTCCGCAGAGGTCAAACCCAGGGGCGGCCCCTGGAGGAGGGCAGAGCTACAGGGAGATAGCGGAGCGAATGAAGAAGGTGCAGGAGGAGCAGAGGCTTGTCGTTGAGAGGATGAGGCAGATACCCTACAAGGTCGCGGTGCTGAGCGCCAAGGGCGGCGTTGGGAAGTCCTTCGTCACCGCCAGCCTAGCCATGGCCCTCGCCATGATGGGTAAAGTGGTTGGGGTCTTCGACGCTGACTTCCACGGCCCCAGCATGCCGCTCATGCTGGGCCTCAGCCAGGTCAAGGGGCTGCTGGCCCGCGACGACGGCAGCATAGTGCCGGCGGTCAACGTCTACGGGGTCAGGCTTGTGTCGGTGGGCCTCATGCTTCCGTCAGAGGAGGCCCCCGTCATATGGAGAGGGTCACTGAAGACGACAGCTATAAGGCAGCTTCTGGCCTACACGGACTGGGAGGGCGCCGAGTACCTCCTCATAGATCTCCCGCCCGGCACAGGCGACGAGCAGCTGACGATAGCCCAGACGATACCTGGCCTCACCGGGTTCCTCCTGGTCACGATACCGAGTGATGTGTCAAAGGTAGTCGTCAAGAAGGCGGCGGCCTTTGCCCAGAAGCTCAACGTGCCGCTGCTTGGCATTGTTGAAAACATGAGCTACTTCAGGTGCCCCGACGGGTCCGTCCAGTACATATTTGGCAAGGGCGCCGCGGAGGAGATAGCCAAGGAGTTCAACGTGCCGCTCCTCGGCCAGATCCCGATAGACCCAAGGATCAGGGAGGCCACTGACGCAGGGGTCCCGTTCTTCCTTGAGTACCCTGACAGCGAGGCCGCCAAGGTCTTCCTCGAGATGGCGAGGAGGTTCGTTGAAGTAGTAGAGTCCAAGGGAGGTAAGTCGAATAAGGGTGCTAACGGCTCAGAGGAGTCCTAG
- a CDS encoding Peroxiredoxin — protein MIEVGSPAPDFTARAYFPDTNEVKTIKLSDYKGKWVVLTFHPGDFTFVCATDLEAFQAYYDKFKANNAEVLAVSTDSVYSHKVWVETSPRVKNVKFPLVDDISKQISAAYGFLNPQSGMTRRGTVIINPDGIVEYIAVHNDRLGKDVAHIFNAFMNLKYLYEHPPSPNEFDIVAANKGEGHEVLHIRIPDDIGKL, from the coding sequence ATGATAGAGGTAGGTTCACCCGCGCCTGACTTCACGGCTAGGGCTTACTTCCCGGACACCAACGAGGTCAAGACCATAAAGCTCAGCGACTATAAGGGCAAGTGGGTCGTCCTCACCTTCCACCCCGGCGACTTCACTTTCGTCTGCGCCACCGACCTTGAGGCCTTCCAGGCATACTATGACAAGTTTAAGGCCAACAACGCCGAGGTCCTTGCGGTAAGCACCGACAGCGTCTACTCGCACAAGGTCTGGGTAGAAACGAGCCCCAGGGTTAAGAACGTCAAGTTCCCCCTCGTTGATGACATAAGCAAGCAGATCTCCGCTGCCTACGGCTTCCTTAACCCGCAGAGTGGCATGACCAGGAGGGGCACAGTCATAATAAACCCTGACGGCATAGTTGAGTACATAGCAGTCCATAACGATAGGCTTGGCAAGGACGTGGCACATATCTTCAACGCCTTCATGAACCTGAAGTACCTCTACGAGCACCCGCCCTCGCCTAACGAGTTCGACATAGTGGCAGCCAACAAGGGCGAGGGCCACGAGGTGCTCCACATAAGGATACCCGACGACATAGGCAAGCTCTGA
- a CDS encoding acetylornithine deacetylase or succinyl-diaminopimelate desuccinylase, whose protein sequence is MIKIDTSNPPGKTRELADFIIDYLQINGLSGDTVQFEEGKVNVIAKVGKGSPTLIINGHMDVVPPGDVSRWTHPPFSGMIIDDRKVWGRGATDMKGGLAVITALFVDIAEVIEKEGLGTLVYAATADEEVGGQNGVGALVEQGVLKGDAVIIAEPSGVDSVSVGEKGLCQVRLTAKGRPAHGSVPILGENAILKAMDAVQILSKAVSAINSRLSVPEDLESLLASSAETLFEEASKRRVRLSRAEAEYVIEKITFNPGKIEGGTKVNVVPDICRVEIDMRTPLSMALHSGGPSACKRIVEEAYDLLRMDLGEGSKDIELEIINSSEPNYTNPSSPLVRTVSESVKEVLGREPRLRIETGATDGRYFRMRGIPVVIYGPGEPFVAHSYDEYVMIDDLLTAYEVLKRAVQRTFTQGEKGMAGLS, encoded by the coding sequence ATGATAAAGATCGACACTAGTAACCCGCCAGGGAAGACGAGAGAGCTGGCGGACTTCATAATCGACTACCTTCAGATAAACGGCCTCTCCGGCGACACTGTGCAGTTCGAGGAAGGCAAAGTCAACGTGATAGCCAAGGTAGGCAAGGGCTCCCCTACGCTTATAATTAATGGTCACATGGACGTCGTGCCGCCTGGTGACGTGAGTAGGTGGACGCATCCTCCCTTCTCTGGCATGATAATAGATGACAGGAAGGTGTGGGGGAGAGGGGCCACCGACATGAAGGGGGGCCTCGCCGTCATAACGGCGCTGTTCGTTGACATAGCAGAGGTCATCGAGAAGGAGGGTCTCGGCACTTTGGTGTATGCGGCCACGGCCGACGAGGAGGTAGGAGGCCAGAACGGCGTAGGGGCCCTTGTGGAGCAGGGCGTTCTGAAGGGCGACGCCGTGATAATAGCGGAGCCCTCAGGCGTCGACTCGGTCTCGGTGGGGGAGAAGGGCCTGTGCCAGGTGAGGCTGACGGCTAAGGGGAGGCCAGCCCACGGCAGCGTTCCCATACTCGGGGAGAACGCCATACTTAAGGCCATGGACGCTGTCCAGATACTGTCCAAGGCCGTCTCGGCTATCAACTCGAGGCTCAGCGTGCCTGAGGACCTGGAGTCGCTGCTTGCATCGTCAGCCGAGACGCTATTTGAGGAGGCCTCAAAGAGAAGGGTCAGGCTTTCAAGGGCCGAGGCCGAGTACGTCATAGAGAAGATAACGTTTAACCCAGGCAAGATAGAGGGAGGGACCAAGGTCAACGTGGTCCCAGACATATGTAGGGTTGAGATAGATATGAGGACCCCGTTGTCTATGGCGTTGCATTCAGGAGGCCCTTCAGCCTGCAAGAGGATAGTAGAGGAGGCCTATGACCTGCTTAGGATGGACCTGGGAGAAGGCAGTAAGGATATAGAGCTCGAGATAATCAACTCCAGCGAGCCTAACTACACAAACCCCTCCAGCCCCCTGGTCAGGACAGTCAGCGAGAGCGTTAAGGAGGTCTTGGGCAGGGAGCCAAGGCTGAGAATAGAGACTGGGGCCACGGACGGCCGCTACTTCAGGATGAGGGGGATACCCGTTGTAATATATGGTCCAGGCGAGCCCTTCGTGGCCCACTCCTACGACGAGTACGTGATGATTGACGACCTGTTGACTGCCTACGAAGTCCTCAAGAGGGCTGTTCAGAGAACGTTTACGCAAGGAGAGAAAGGCATGGCTGGTCTAAGCTAA
- a CDS encoding putative phosphatase/phosphohexomutase — translation MAGDDVDRGKPDPEPVLLALKLADLSPKEVFAVGDTINDVKAYRSAGIDRVYLVKGDVEVPVDESELKRLGAHKVESLCDVMKLEGLT, via the coding sequence GTGGCAGGAGATGACGTGGATCGCGGCAAGCCAGACCCTGAACCCGTACTGCTGGCGCTGAAGCTAGCCGACCTATCCCCTAAGGAGGTCTTCGCCGTCGGTGACACCATAAATGACGTAAAGGCCTACAGGTCAGCTGGCATAGACAGAGTTTACCTGGTAAAGGGAGATGTTGAGGTGCCCGTCGACGAGTCCGAGCTCAAAAGGCTCGGGGCGCACAAGGTAGAAAGCCTCTGTGACGTCATGAAGCTTGAGGGCCTGACGTAG